One window of Nymphaea colorata isolate Beijing-Zhang1983 chromosome 1, ASM883128v2, whole genome shotgun sequence genomic DNA carries:
- the LOC116246165 gene encoding uncharacterized protein LOC116246165, translating into MSVVTSAFFILYPLRLMEPPRAMAYTTFRPTSNALFRASPTKSNKWIGYWLSGSGNFIFRVSCSKPRNNSSDEIHGMKDLQILKSWNVPWDWLTVVCIMLPYVLIIFFTGIMESAGLRGDLQLYSQRMNIVPENADELAAKLFIDQLLKTAVKLSIIYAFVRPYQPFPDDVFSYRWEKPFDLQHGWVVWGSLGLLVATSTIFLIKFFLSSAGQVQNEADPLLMLLPFIGTSNFSTACVLGTVGVLAPVCEETLYRGFLMVSLTKWFPVPLSVLLSAFTFALAHQSSGKFLEIFTFGVVLGLVYAQTRNLFSSIAIHACWNFGVILLLKLLQLQGYNIEEYTLTM; encoded by the exons ATGTCTGTGGTGACCTCGGCCTTCTTTATCCTCTATCCGCTACGGTTGATGGAACCACCCAGAGCCATGGCTTATACCACATTCCGTCCAACATCCAACGCCTTGTTCCGAGCTAGCCCGACGAAATCAAACAAGTGGATAGGCTACTGGCTTTCTGGCTCGGGGAATTTCATTTTCAGAGTTTCCTGTTCCAAGCCGAGGAATAACTCGTCGGATGAG ATCCATGGAATGAAAGACCTGCAGATTCTGAAATCATGGAATGTTCCATGGGACTGGCTGACTGTTGTGTGTATCATGTTGCCATACGTGCTGAT CATTTTCTTCACAGGAATTATGGAATCAGCTGGTCTAAGAGGGGATTTACAACTTTATTCTCAAAGGATGAACATAGTTCCAGAGAATGCAGATGAACTGGCAGCCAAGCTGTTCATAGATCAATT ACTGAAAACAGCTGTTAAACTTTCAATTATTTATGCATTTGTCAGGCCGTATCAGCCATTTCCTGATGATGTGTTTTCTTATA GATGGGAAAAGCCATTTGACCTGCAGCATGGTTGGGTTGTGTGGGGAAGTTTAGGTCTGTTAGTTGCAACAAGTACCATTTTCTTGATTAAGTTCTTCCTAAGCAGCGCAGGTCAGGTGCAAAATGAG GCTGATCCTTTATTGATGTTGTTGCCATTTATTGGTACATCAAATTTCAG TACTGCTTGTGTACTTGGTACCGTTGGAGTTCTGGCACCAGTTTGTGAGGAAACATTATACAGAGGTTTTCTTATGGTGTCTTTAACAAAGTG GTTTCCTGTACCTCTGTCTGTGCTTCTCAGTGCATTTACTTTTGCTCTTGCACATCAATCCTCTGGAAAATTCCTTGAGATCTTTACTTTTG GTGTGGTCCTCGGACTTGTTTATGCTCAAACAAGAAATCTCTTTTCTTCAATTGCAATACATGCATGCTGGAATTTTGGTGTCATCCTCTTGCTGAAACTCCTTCAA TTGCAGGGATACAATATAGAAGAATACACTCTCACCATGTGA
- the LOC116262271 gene encoding probable arabinosyltransferase ARAD1 isoform X1, with translation MGDGRIPHSVGFERRRYLFCLFTVSVFVFVFSWFFFLQSAGSPHFIEHGFLPDKKLFSVVDNFKSTPRDLSKEHHESPPTIATIQDEVKEQPSACEPNKTTLKVFMYDLPSEFHFGLLGWKGTDSVWPDISNGVPDYPGGLNLQHSTEYWLTLDLLSSRFSNRRGPCNAVRVDNSSKADIIFVPFFSSLSYNRYSKVNPKEKVSLNRALQDKLVAYLRVQHEWKRSGGRDHVILAHHPNSMLDARMKLWPCMFILSDFGRYPPNVANIDKDIIAPYKHVIRNYDNDSSTFDSRPILLYFQGAIYRKDGGYIRQELYYILKDEKDVHFSFGSIRGGGINQATKGMHSSKFCLNIAGDTPSSNRLFDAIASHCVPVIISDEIELPYEDVLDYSEFCIFVRTSDALKEGFLIKLVRSITKEEWMKMWERLKEIEHHFEYQYPSQGDDAVQMIWKAVSRKVPSIRLKLNRSNRFRRSMVQMP, from the exons ATGGGTGATGGCCGGATTCCACATTCAGTTGGATTTGAAAGAAGGAGATACTTGTTCTGCCTCTTCACTGTGTCTGTGTTTGTCTTCGTCTTCTCGTGGTTCTTTTTCCTCCAATCAGCAGGATCCCCGCATTTCATTGAACACGGTTTTCTGCCTGACAAAAAGCTCTTCTCTGTAGTTGACAATTTTAAATCAACACCGAGGGACCTTAGCAAAGAGCATCATGAATCGCCGCCTACAATAGCAACCATCCAGGACGAAGTTAAAGAACAACCCAGCGCTTGTGAGCCTAACAAGACGACTCTGAAAGTTTTTATGTATGACCTGCCTTCTGAATTTCATTTTGGTTTGCTAGGCTGGAAAGGGACAGACAGCGTTTGGCCTGATATCTCGAACGGAGTTCCAGATTATCCTGGTGGATTAAATCTTCAACATAGTACAGAATATTGGCTTACTTTGGATCTTTTATCATCTAGGTTTTCTAACAGAAGAGGCCCTTGTAATGCTGTAAGAGTTGACAATTCCAGTAAGGCTGATATCATATttgttccatttttctcttcattgagTTATAATCGGTATTCAAAGGTGAACCCGAAAGAAAAAGTAAGCTTGAATAGGGCATTACAGGATAAACTGGTAGCTTATCTAAGAGTGCAGCACGAATGGAAGAGATCAGGTGGACGTGATCATGTGATACTTGCACATCACCCAAACAGTATGCTGGACGCAAGGATGAAGTTGTGGCCATGCATGTTTATACTTTCTGACTTTGGAAGGTATCCTCCGAATGTAGCAAACATAGACAAGGATATTATTGCTCCTTACAAGCATGTCATCAGAAATTATGATAATGATTCGTCCACCTTTGATAGCCGGCCTATCTTGCTGTATTTTCAAGGAGCAATTTACCGCAAAGAT GGTGGATATATTCGACAGGAGCTATACTATATTCTTAAAGATGAGAAGGATGTGCACTTTTCTTTTGGCAGCATACGTGGAGGTGGGATAAATCAAGCAACTAAAGGAATGCATTCTTCCAAATTCTGTTTGAACATTGCTGGTGACACACCATCCTCCAATCGTCTGTTTGATGCTATTGCCAGCCATTGTGTGCCTGTTATTATTAGCGATGAAATTGAGCTCCCTTATGAAGACGTCCTTGACTACTCAGAATTCTGCATTTTTGTCCGTACATCTGATGCTCTTAAAGAAGGCTTTCTCATTAAATTAGTTAGAAGCATCACAAAGGAAGAATGGATGAAAATGTGGGAAAGGTTAAAGGAAATTGAGCACCATTTTGAGTATCAATACCCATCCCAGGGTGATGATGCTGTTCAAATGATTTGGAAAGCAGTATCACGTAAAGTTCCATCAATCAGATTGAAGCTCAACAGGAGCAACCGGTTTAGAAGATCTATGGTTCAAATGCCATGA
- the LOC116262271 gene encoding probable arabinosyltransferase ARAD1 isoform X3, producing MRYTKSEKIGGGWKGTDSVWPDISNGVPDYPGGLNLQHSTEYWLTLDLLSSRFSNRRGPCNAVRVDNSSKADIIFVPFFSSLSYNRYSKVNPKEKVSLNRALQDKLVAYLRVQHEWKRSGGRDHVILAHHPNSMLDARMKLWPCMFILSDFGRYPPNVANIDKDIIAPYKHVIRNYDNDSSTFDSRPILLYFQGAIYRKDGGYIRQELYYILKDEKDVHFSFGSIRGGGINQATKGMHSSKFCLNIAGDTPSSNRLFDAIASHCVPVIISDEIELPYEDVLDYSEFCIFVRTSDALKEGFLIKLVRSITKEEWMKMWERLKEIEHHFEYQYPSQGDDAVQMIWKAVSRKVPSIRLKLNRSNRFRRSMVQMP from the exons ATGAGATACACCAAGTCGGAGAAGATTGGTGGAG GCTGGAAAGGGACAGACAGCGTTTGGCCTGATATCTCGAACGGAGTTCCAGATTATCCTGGTGGATTAAATCTTCAACATAGTACAGAATATTGGCTTACTTTGGATCTTTTATCATCTAGGTTTTCTAACAGAAGAGGCCCTTGTAATGCTGTAAGAGTTGACAATTCCAGTAAGGCTGATATCATATttgttccatttttctcttcattgagTTATAATCGGTATTCAAAGGTGAACCCGAAAGAAAAAGTAAGCTTGAATAGGGCATTACAGGATAAACTGGTAGCTTATCTAAGAGTGCAGCACGAATGGAAGAGATCAGGTGGACGTGATCATGTGATACTTGCACATCACCCAAACAGTATGCTGGACGCAAGGATGAAGTTGTGGCCATGCATGTTTATACTTTCTGACTTTGGAAGGTATCCTCCGAATGTAGCAAACATAGACAAGGATATTATTGCTCCTTACAAGCATGTCATCAGAAATTATGATAATGATTCGTCCACCTTTGATAGCCGGCCTATCTTGCTGTATTTTCAAGGAGCAATTTACCGCAAAGAT GGTGGATATATTCGACAGGAGCTATACTATATTCTTAAAGATGAGAAGGATGTGCACTTTTCTTTTGGCAGCATACGTGGAGGTGGGATAAATCAAGCAACTAAAGGAATGCATTCTTCCAAATTCTGTTTGAACATTGCTGGTGACACACCATCCTCCAATCGTCTGTTTGATGCTATTGCCAGCCATTGTGTGCCTGTTATTATTAGCGATGAAATTGAGCTCCCTTATGAAGACGTCCTTGACTACTCAGAATTCTGCATTTTTGTCCGTACATCTGATGCTCTTAAAGAAGGCTTTCTCATTAAATTAGTTAGAAGCATCACAAAGGAAGAATGGATGAAAATGTGGGAAAGGTTAAAGGAAATTGAGCACCATTTTGAGTATCAATACCCATCCCAGGGTGATGATGCTGTTCAAATGATTTGGAAAGCAGTATCACGTAAAGTTCCATCAATCAGATTGAAGCTCAACAGGAGCAACCGGTTTAGAAGATCTATGGTTCAAATGCCATGA
- the LOC116262271 gene encoding probable arabinosyltransferase ARAD1 isoform X2: MGDGRIPHSVGFERRRYLFCLFTVSVFVFVFSWFFFLQSAGSPHFIEHGFLPDKKLFSVVDNFKSTPRDLSKEHHESPPTIATIQDEVKEQPSACWKGTDSVWPDISNGVPDYPGGLNLQHSTEYWLTLDLLSSRFSNRRGPCNAVRVDNSSKADIIFVPFFSSLSYNRYSKVNPKEKVSLNRALQDKLVAYLRVQHEWKRSGGRDHVILAHHPNSMLDARMKLWPCMFILSDFGRYPPNVANIDKDIIAPYKHVIRNYDNDSSTFDSRPILLYFQGAIYRKDGGYIRQELYYILKDEKDVHFSFGSIRGGGINQATKGMHSSKFCLNIAGDTPSSNRLFDAIASHCVPVIISDEIELPYEDVLDYSEFCIFVRTSDALKEGFLIKLVRSITKEEWMKMWERLKEIEHHFEYQYPSQGDDAVQMIWKAVSRKVPSIRLKLNRSNRFRRSMVQMP, encoded by the exons ATGGGTGATGGCCGGATTCCACATTCAGTTGGATTTGAAAGAAGGAGATACTTGTTCTGCCTCTTCACTGTGTCTGTGTTTGTCTTCGTCTTCTCGTGGTTCTTTTTCCTCCAATCAGCAGGATCCCCGCATTTCATTGAACACGGTTTTCTGCCTGACAAAAAGCTCTTCTCTGTAGTTGACAATTTTAAATCAACACCGAGGGACCTTAGCAAAGAGCATCATGAATCGCCGCCTACAATAGCAACCATCCAGGACGAAGTTAAAGAACAACCCAGCGCTT GCTGGAAAGGGACAGACAGCGTTTGGCCTGATATCTCGAACGGAGTTCCAGATTATCCTGGTGGATTAAATCTTCAACATAGTACAGAATATTGGCTTACTTTGGATCTTTTATCATCTAGGTTTTCTAACAGAAGAGGCCCTTGTAATGCTGTAAGAGTTGACAATTCCAGTAAGGCTGATATCATATttgttccatttttctcttcattgagTTATAATCGGTATTCAAAGGTGAACCCGAAAGAAAAAGTAAGCTTGAATAGGGCATTACAGGATAAACTGGTAGCTTATCTAAGAGTGCAGCACGAATGGAAGAGATCAGGTGGACGTGATCATGTGATACTTGCACATCACCCAAACAGTATGCTGGACGCAAGGATGAAGTTGTGGCCATGCATGTTTATACTTTCTGACTTTGGAAGGTATCCTCCGAATGTAGCAAACATAGACAAGGATATTATTGCTCCTTACAAGCATGTCATCAGAAATTATGATAATGATTCGTCCACCTTTGATAGCCGGCCTATCTTGCTGTATTTTCAAGGAGCAATTTACCGCAAAGAT GGTGGATATATTCGACAGGAGCTATACTATATTCTTAAAGATGAGAAGGATGTGCACTTTTCTTTTGGCAGCATACGTGGAGGTGGGATAAATCAAGCAACTAAAGGAATGCATTCTTCCAAATTCTGTTTGAACATTGCTGGTGACACACCATCCTCCAATCGTCTGTTTGATGCTATTGCCAGCCATTGTGTGCCTGTTATTATTAGCGATGAAATTGAGCTCCCTTATGAAGACGTCCTTGACTACTCAGAATTCTGCATTTTTGTCCGTACATCTGATGCTCTTAAAGAAGGCTTTCTCATTAAATTAGTTAGAAGCATCACAAAGGAAGAATGGATGAAAATGTGGGAAAGGTTAAAGGAAATTGAGCACCATTTTGAGTATCAATACCCATCCCAGGGTGATGATGCTGTTCAAATGATTTGGAAAGCAGTATCACGTAAAGTTCCATCAATCAGATTGAAGCTCAACAGGAGCAACCGGTTTAGAAGATCTATGGTTCAAATGCCATGA
- the LOC116250945 gene encoding gibberellin-regulated protein 4-like isoform X1 produces the protein MSQFPIASAPSPRTFWSLKRPLPHHPDSPAMTRVAGLVFLLLLLFCILGSEVVAAMREGDVMNVQHSQKGGYGPGSLRSSQLCAECPHECTRRCSKTQYHKACMFFCQKCCSKCLCVPPGYYGNKQTCACYNNWKTKRGGPKCP, from the exons ATGTCCCAATTTCCCATTGCTTCCGCCCCCTCCCCTCGCACATTCTGGAGTCTGAAACGCCCTCTTCCTCATCATCCAGATTCACCAGCCATGACAAGGGTTGCTGGGCTCGTCTTCTTGTTACTTCTCCTCTTCTGCATTTTGGGATCCGAG GTTGTGGCTGCGATGAGAGAAGGGGATGTAATGAATGTGCAGCATTCTCAGAAG GGGGGATATGGTCCTGGAAGCTTGAGGAGTTCCc AGTTATGTGCAGAGTGCCCTCATGAGTGCACGAGGAGATGCTCCAAGACACAGTATCACAAGGCCTGCATGTTCTTCTGCCAAAAGTGCTGCAGCAAGTGTCTGTGCGTCCCACCTGGCTACTATGGCAACAAGCAGACCTGTGCTTGCTATAACAACTGGAAGACCAAGAGGGGTGGCCCCAAATGCCCTTGA
- the LOC116250945 gene encoding gibberellin-regulated protein 4-like isoform X2 — protein sequence MSQFPIASAPSPRTFWSLKRPLPHHPDSPAMTRVAGLVFLLLLLFCILGSEVVAAMREGDVMNVQHSQKGGYGPGSLRSSQCPHECTRRCSKTQYHKACMFFCQKCCSKCLCVPPGYYGNKQTCACYNNWKTKRGGPKCP from the exons ATGTCCCAATTTCCCATTGCTTCCGCCCCCTCCCCTCGCACATTCTGGAGTCTGAAACGCCCTCTTCCTCATCATCCAGATTCACCAGCCATGACAAGGGTTGCTGGGCTCGTCTTCTTGTTACTTCTCCTCTTCTGCATTTTGGGATCCGAG GTTGTGGCTGCGATGAGAGAAGGGGATGTAATGAATGTGCAGCATTCTCAGAAG GGGGGATATGGTCCTGGAAGCTTGAGGAGTTCCc AGTGCCCTCATGAGTGCACGAGGAGATGCTCCAAGACACAGTATCACAAGGCCTGCATGTTCTTCTGCCAAAAGTGCTGCAGCAAGTGTCTGTGCGTCCCACCTGGCTACTATGGCAACAAGCAGACCTGTGCTTGCTATAACAACTGGAAGACCAAGAGGGGTGGCCCCAAATGCCCTTGA